From Gemmatimonadota bacterium, one genomic window encodes:
- a CDS encoding sigma-54-dependent Fis family transcriptional regulator yields MMASGRVLVVDDEPAMLENCQRLLSRAGYSCQTLAEPARFRDVLAETQPEVLLLDLRMPGADGFTLLAAALADDPALAVIVITAYASVASAVRAMREGAFDYLAKPFTADQLALAVERAARYRGLTLENRALRDQVARGGDFEGMIGSSPAMIRLFEQLRKVAPTDANVLISGESGTGKELIALCLHANSARRSGPFMPVDCAALPEGLLESELFGYDRGAFTGAVARKDGLLVEAQHGTVFLDEFTELGTRMQSKLLRALEQRQVRRLGSSMLLDLDIRLVAATNTDVEAAVAAGGFRQDLYYRLNVVHLRVPPLRARGGDVILLARRFLEHFAGLQGKPAPRVLPEVWEALEHYPWPGNVRELKNLAQRLVVLDEDGRVTRADLPESLRDPPGGAAAAAPGAPPADYEAGRTQALHAFRARYLRELLELHGGNVSSAARAAGVSRRTLHRWLAELRERDGGTAP; encoded by the coding sequence CTGATGGCCAGCGGGCGAGTGCTGGTCGTGGACGACGAGCCGGCGATGCTGGAGAACTGCCAGCGGCTGCTGTCGCGCGCAGGCTACAGTTGCCAAACGCTGGCGGAGCCCGCCCGCTTCAGGGATGTGCTGGCCGAGACCCAGCCGGAAGTGCTGCTGCTGGACCTGCGCATGCCGGGCGCGGACGGCTTTACCTTGCTGGCCGCGGCGCTGGCCGATGATCCGGCCCTCGCCGTCATCGTGATCACGGCCTACGCCAGTGTCGCCTCCGCTGTGCGCGCCATGCGCGAAGGCGCCTTCGACTACCTGGCCAAGCCGTTTACCGCGGACCAGCTCGCGCTGGCTGTCGAGCGCGCCGCCCGGTACCGCGGCCTGACCCTCGAGAACCGGGCGTTGCGTGATCAGGTCGCCCGCGGCGGCGACTTCGAGGGCATGATCGGCTCGAGCCCGGCCATGATCCGGCTGTTCGAGCAGCTCCGGAAAGTGGCGCCCACCGATGCCAACGTCCTGATCTCCGGGGAGAGCGGCACAGGGAAGGAACTGATCGCGCTCTGCCTGCACGCGAACAGCGCCCGGCGTTCCGGCCCGTTCATGCCCGTGGACTGCGCTGCGCTGCCCGAAGGCCTGCTCGAGAGCGAGCTCTTCGGCTACGATCGCGGCGCGTTCACGGGCGCTGTGGCGCGCAAGGACGGGCTGCTGGTAGAAGCCCAACACGGCACGGTGTTCCTGGACGAGTTCACCGAGCTGGGCACCAGGATGCAGTCCAAGCTGCTGCGCGCCCTCGAGCAGCGGCAGGTCCGCCGGCTGGGCAGCTCGATGCTGCTGGACCTCGATATCCGCCTGGTTGCCGCGACCAATACCGACGTGGAAGCCGCAGTCGCGGCGGGCGGCTTCCGCCAGGACCTGTATTACCGGCTGAACGTCGTGCACCTGCGCGTGCCGCCGCTGCGCGCGCGCGGCGGCGATGTGATCCTTCTCGCCCGGCGGTTTCTCGAACACTTCGCCGGCTTGCAGGGCAAGCCCGCACCGCGCGTGCTGCCCGAGGTCTGGGAAGCACTCGAGCACTACCCCTGGCCGGGCAACGTGCGGGAACTGAAAAACCTGGCGCAGCGGCTGGTCGTCCTGGATGAGGACGGCCGCGTCACACGAGCCGACCTGCCCGAGTCGCTGCGCGATCCGCCAGGCGGCGCAGCCGCAGCGGCACCGGGCGCGCCGCCAGCGGACTACGAGGCCGGGCGCACGCAAGCGCTGCACGCGTTCCGGGCCCGCTACCTGAGGGAGCTGCTCGAGTTGCACGGGGGCAACGTTTCCAGCGCCGCCCGCGCCGCTGGTGTCAGCCGGCGCACACTCCACCGCTGGCTGGCGGAGCTGAGGGAGCGCGACGGGGGAACGGCGCCATGA
- a CDS encoding PAS domain S-box protein has protein sequence MNLNKLFPRLTIRAKLAIAFALLAVVPLAAVVAVTTGVTTGHLHAGARAALRHEVERSRAQMERSLAQLESDVAYLAYAVLGPLLDGAPAADWRSAARLASSFLAAERTLFRVQLVDADGRVLLARRAPDGGAASAEQPEAEAVYYAWRAQSAERGRHLLLPVELRGGGVESDGARPIPAVAVLIPLRTREGELRGVVVGEARAAELFAHLDLASPTLPGVTGLVDATGLYLYHSARKRDWSSLLASNTEVSLRRDFPAAVVAQVLSGRAGTSRTSDARLVSFVPLSLPGSAIGPLTLYRAVPLAAVAAPARRYLESTALMSLPLMVLVLGLAVVAGHQFTQPIYQLRQAARRLARGGAPPALDVATNDELEDLAADFTAMATSLVSHRRRLEELLAERSRALQHKHAELADILAHSADAIVGLGLDRRVRVWNGGAERLFGYRADEATGRDIQELLGPRTAGAEREAAFLERELAERGEVVNYQTSRLARDGRLLPVSLTQTLIRGGDGRPVGYSLILRDTGAQARLEAQMRRSERLAAVSVMAAGLAHELNNPLAVISNRLECMERDARERCGDCFLERDLDVLREHTARLGALTADLLRFAGDGAGEPGPVDVAEVATRVVGLLERTFAARHIRLEFCATRGLAPVFASGGGLETVCMNLLLNAAEATPAGGCVTIEVRPSAQGDSVELRVADSGPGVAPELRERVFEAFFTTKGGRGGTGLGLAVCRSVIERCGGRIWVEGGAGEGARFVVSLPFTWLEG, from the coding sequence TGGCGCAGCTCGAGAGCGACGTCGCCTACCTGGCGTATGCCGTGCTCGGGCCACTTCTCGACGGCGCACCCGCTGCGGACTGGCGGTCCGCCGCTCGCCTGGCCTCCTCCTTCCTGGCGGCGGAGCGCACGCTGTTCCGCGTGCAGCTCGTCGATGCGGACGGCCGGGTGCTGCTGGCCCGGCGCGCCCCGGACGGCGGTGCGGCGAGCGCGGAGCAGCCTGAGGCGGAAGCGGTCTATTACGCCTGGCGCGCCCAATCGGCGGAGCGGGGCCGCCACCTGCTCCTGCCCGTCGAGCTGCGCGGCGGCGGTGTCGAGAGCGACGGGGCGCGGCCGATTCCCGCGGTCGCGGTGCTCATCCCGCTGCGTACCAGAGAGGGTGAGTTGCGCGGAGTGGTGGTGGGCGAGGCGCGGGCCGCGGAGCTGTTTGCGCATCTCGATCTCGCCTCACCAACGCTCCCGGGCGTGACCGGGCTGGTGGACGCGACGGGACTGTACCTGTACCACTCGGCGCGGAAACGGGATTGGTCCAGCCTCCTCGCCAGCAACACGGAGGTCAGCCTGCGGCGGGACTTCCCCGCGGCCGTCGTGGCGCAGGTGCTTTCCGGCCGAGCCGGCACGTCGCGGACGTCCGACGCGCGGCTGGTGAGCTTCGTCCCCCTTTCGCTGCCCGGCTCCGCCATCGGGCCGTTGACCCTGTACCGCGCCGTGCCGCTGGCTGCCGTGGCCGCGCCTGCGCGCCGCTACCTCGAGTCGACCGCGCTCATGAGCCTGCCGCTGATGGTACTTGTGCTGGGCCTGGCGGTGGTCGCCGGCCATCAGTTCACGCAGCCCATTTACCAGTTGCGCCAGGCGGCGCGGCGCCTGGCCCGGGGCGGGGCGCCGCCGGCGCTGGACGTGGCGACGAACGACGAGCTGGAAGACCTGGCAGCGGACTTCACGGCCATGGCCACCTCGCTGGTCTCGCACCGCCGGCGGCTCGAGGAGCTGCTCGCCGAGCGGAGCCGCGCCTTGCAGCACAAGCACGCGGAGCTGGCGGACATCCTGGCTCACTCGGCGGACGCCATTGTGGGCCTGGGACTGGATCGGCGCGTTCGGGTCTGGAACGGTGGGGCGGAGCGGCTCTTCGGCTACCGCGCGGACGAGGCGACGGGCCGGGATATCCAGGAGTTGCTCGGGCCGCGCACGGCGGGCGCGGAGCGGGAGGCTGCGTTCCTGGAGCGGGAGCTGGCCGAACGCGGAGAAGTCGTCAACTACCAGACCAGCCGCCTGGCCCGTGACGGGCGGCTGCTGCCCGTGAGCCTTACCCAAACGCTGATCCGCGGGGGAGACGGACGCCCCGTCGGCTACTCGCTCATCCTGCGGGACACCGGCGCCCAGGCGCGGCTCGAGGCGCAGATGCGCCGTTCCGAGCGCCTGGCCGCGGTCAGCGTTATGGCCGCAGGGCTGGCGCACGAGCTGAACAATCCGCTGGCCGTCATCAGCAACCGGCTCGAGTGCATGGAGCGGGACGCGCGGGAACGCTGCGGCGACTGCTTCCTCGAGCGCGACCTGGATGTGCTGCGCGAGCACACGGCTCGCCTGGGAGCGCTGACCGCTGATCTGCTGCGCTTCGCTGGCGATGGCGCGGGCGAGCCCGGCCCCGTAGACGTGGCGGAGGTGGCGACGCGGGTGGTCGGCCTGCTCGAGCGCACCTTTGCCGCACGCCACATCCGCCTCGAGTTCTGTGCGACGCGCGGGCTGGCGCCGGTGTTCGCCAGCGGGGGCGGCCTCGAGACGGTGTGCATGAACCTGCTGCTCAATGCGGCGGAGGCCACACCCGCCGGCGGCTGCGTCACCATAGAGGTGCGGCCGTCGGCGCAGGGGGACAGCGTCGAGTTGAGGGTGGCGGACAGTGGACCCGGCGTGGCGCCCGAGCTGCGCGAGCGGGTCTTCGAGGCCTTCTTCACCACCAAGGGCGGGCGCGGCGGCACCGGTCTGGGGTTGGCCGTGTGCCGCAGCGTTATCGAGCGCTGCGGCGGGCGGATCTGGGTGGAGGGTGGGGCGGGGGAGGGTGCCCGCTTCGTGGTTTCGCTCCCCTTCACATGGCTCGAGGGCTGA